The Vanacampus margaritifer isolate UIUO_Vmar chromosome 20, RoL_Vmar_1.0, whole genome shotgun sequence genome contains the following window.
tattaaaaaataaataaattgaactttgccttcatttataattattttataaaacactgccttatattgcacttaaaagtgtgttcctaaatcctaatggccatattagacattttgagtttatatatatttttaaaaaatgtaatgggcaaaagcattataaaataaattaagacaaagttttaggggtgttagaaaaaatctatttggcaatatattgcgatattacagcgcgcaattctcgaatcctggaggtggggctcgaaggcgagcgtctggtggccgggcctatacccatgcccgaaaaggcaacgtgggtcccccttcccatgggctcaccaccggtggaaggggccaaaggggtcgggtgcgcagtgagttgggtggcagccaaaggcgggggccttggcggtccgacccccggctactgaagctagctctggggacatggaatctcacctctctgacagggaaggagctcgagctggtgtgcgaggctgagaagttccgactagatatagtcggactcgcctccacacacggcttgggttctggtaccaatcctctcgagaggggctggaccctcttccactctggagttgcccacggtgagaggcgcagagcaggtgtgggcatactcattgccccccagctaaccgcctgtacgttggggtttaccacggtgaatgagagggtagcctccctccgccttcgggtggggggacgggtcatgacttttgtttgtgcttatgcaccgaacagcagctcagagtacccacccttcctggagtccttggagggtgtgctggagagcgcaccccctggggactccctcgttctgctgggggacttcaatgcTCACGtcggtaatgacagtgagacctggaggggcgtgattgggaggaatgccccccccccgatcgaaacccgagcggtgttttgttattggacttctgtgctcgccacggactgaccataacgaacaccatgttcaagcacaagagtgtccatatgtgcacttggcaccagggcaccctaggccgcagttcgatgatcgactttgtagtcgtgtcatcggatttgcggccgtatgtgctgGACACTCAGGttagagaggggcggagctgtcaactgatcaccacctggtggtgtgttggctccgatggcggggtaagatgccggtccgaccaggcaggcccaaacgtattgtgaagggtctgctgggaacgtctggccgaatcccctgtcagaaagagtttcaacgcccatctccggcagagcttctccattgtcccgggggaggcgggggacattggtcagagtggaccatgttccgcgcttccattgttgaggtggccgatcggagctgtggccgtaaggtggttggtgcctgtcgtggcggcaatcctcgaacccgctggtggagaCCAGCAGTAAGggttgccgtcaagctgaagaaggagtcctattgggcctttttggcctgtgggactccgaaggctgctgacaggtaccgactggccaagcggaatgcggcttcggcggtcgctgaggcaaaaactcggacatgggaggagttcggtgaggccatggaaaacgacttccggacggattcgaggaaattctggtccaccatccggcgtctcaggagaggaaagcaatgcgccgttaacactgtgtatagtggagatggggtgctgttgacctcgactcgggacgtcgtgaatcggtggggagagtacttcgaagacctcctcaattccaccgacacgccttcctttgaggagttcctaaaggctctggatgttgtggggctgtcgtggttgacacgtctctgcagcatcgcgtggacatcggggacagtgcctctggattggcagaccggggtggtggtctccctttttaagaagggtgaccggagggtgtgttcctactttagagggatcacacttctcagcctcccaggtaaggtctattcaggggtgctggagaggagggtccgtcagGAGGTCAaaactcggattcaggaggagcagtgtggttttcgtcccggccatggaacagtggaccagctctacaccctcagcagggtcctcgagggttcgtgggagttcgcccaaccagtccacatgtgctttgtggacttggagaaggcgtttgaccgtgtccctcggggagtcctgtggggggtgcttcgggaatatggggtaccgagccccctgatacgggctattcggtccctgtacgaccgatgtcagagtttggtccgcattgccggcagtaagtcgaatttgtttcctgtgagggttggactccgcctaggttgccctttgtcaccgattctgttcataacttttatggacagaatttctaggcgcagccgaggcgttgagggagtccggtttggtggcctcagcattgcatctctgctttttgcagatgatgtggtgctgttggcttcttcaagccgtgatctccagctctcactggagcggtttgcagccgagtgtgaagcggttgggatgaggatcagcacctccaaatccgagaccatggtcctcagtcggaaaagggtggagtgccctctccgggtcggggatgagatcctgccccaagtggaggagttcaagtatcttggggtctttcctgccctcacctatggtcacgagctgtgggtcgtgaccgaaagaacaagatcccggatacaagcagccgtaatgagtttcctccgcaggttagccgggctctcccttagagatagggtgagaagcttggtcatccgggagggactcagcgtcgagccgctactcctccacgttgagaggaaccagttgaggtggctcgggcatctggttcggatgccccctggacccctccctggggaggtgttccgggcatgtcctaccggcgggaggccccggggacgacccaggacacgctggagagactacgtctctcggctggcctgggaaagccttgggatcccgtcggaggagctgcctgaagtggctggggagagggaagtctgggcttcactgctaaagctgctgcccccgcgacccgaccccggataagcggtagaagacggacggacggacgggcaattctcgaatcgattcaatatgcggacaaatcgatttttaaacataatttttttatggaaatattcaacaaaacgtcttacttagggttaggatttacacatttaagcatggaagaatgttatattaatggaacattaacccttaatattttatttcagtgctgttcaaacatgaaacagactgctgtaacctgtttgttaaatgcagtggctcagttataagcctgaattttcagataaataaatacatgttcatacaaatcttacagtgtacatgtacaagtttactgattagtattttctaaatttgagttttaaaaaatcgcaataatctatttatagatttgtatcgggattaatcggtatcgaatcgtgacctatgaatcgtgatacgaatcgaatcgccaggtactaggcaattcacacccctacaaagttctatttatctgattttgtggggaggggggggacaatccgatccgtgacttttgtgatccagAAAGGatttgaaactcaaagtgtagcACTTGTGAATcgcttgagacttgtcagtcttgacttgggacttgactcgggacttgaggccaaagacttgagacttacttgtgTCTTGCGTCAATTACTTGTGtcaatgacttactcccacctcaGGTACGTTaaacgtacagattagacatatacagctcgtaggcagttggTATAGGGCCGGggtggtcattattttttaactacaacaaaaatttgcacggtatgtgctgctttgtaacccccctttttcttttatcactcagttgcttagaccccaatattagatttggcagaggcatattttgttaaatgtctgaagtcctcttgtttatgtttaacaaatgaaaacatcataaatcatgctgtttctactaagtactgtctcaaatgctCTCCAATTTtggtactgtaaatgtataattGCGGTGAGGTAGGATTTACGGTAGTGTGCGCAAAGATATTGAGCTACCCCCCACCAAGCCACTGACCCCACCATACTATTTACTAGAAATTTGATcaataaatgtgatgaaatcatttttttcccctcttattATTACTgctatcttttttgttttatttgttttgccaaGTGGTGTCATGCTTGCAGTGATGAAGTGACGAGCTCTGGTGATGTGCTGTGTTGACGTCATCCtcaaaaattgaattttcttcAATCATTGACATTGCAACATCAAAGAAAGCAAGCAATTTACAACACTGGAGAgtgctgggtatcgattcagatttACAAAATTGTTTCGATTCAGAAGGGCCCGATCCGATTCACATTCATTTTCCtttcagttaaggatttcatgcagtaccaattttacttttatttggaagATATTCTCAGAAGTACCAATGTTGCAAATAGTAGAAACTTCTTTCTCTTACTTGGAGCATTAAtacaaatatgaatatttacatttataattgaatcCAATGCAATTACATTAATCAtctatattttattgaacatgacctgatcaagGGCGGCACGGTgtctgactggttagcacgtccgcctcgcagtgcagaggacgtgagatcgagtctgccTTCctaggtggagtttgcatgttctccccgtgcttgtgtgggttttctccgggtgctccggtttcctcccacattccaaagacatgcatggcaggctaattgaacactccaaattgtccataagtgtgattgtgagagtggATGGTTGTTCccctctgtgtgccctgcgattggcaaccagttcagggtgtaccccgcctactgcccgaaaccagctgggataggctccagcgccccccgcgacccttgtgaggacaagctgttaaaaaaatgaatggatggatggatgacctgatcaaaacgataaataataatttaaatcaattacgatacataataataaagtgGGAAAAACTCTCTGGCAAATCACGACATTCACATTCCTGTGACAGTTTTTATGTTAAGGTTCCagtggttaataaataaataaaaacaaattgacataAGAGACACAGTCATAGTCCATAATTATGcatccacattttgtgtttttatgtccaaTTTCTTACCTTACTTATTTTGGGAGGTATTTGTGTTcagtcttttgttttgtttttttcatttaatgtacattACTGTCACATGCATGCACTCCGTTTTATAATGTAgcagtaatgcaccaaaagcggtaagaaaaaagaagtcatgCATTACCGCCAGTGGTCTTTTTCATAGCCATAAGTATCTATGCTAAAGAAGGGGGCGCTAATGAACCAAAATAATTTGACAACCATCAAATGCAATTAGAAGAAGTAGTCCGTAGTTTTGTGTAAGTTATTGTGTAGTAtgacttatttactatttagagcagCAAGATGCACAGTAAACGATCAAGATTcaacttttggctccaatgtgaAGCATAATTTTACTTAAGGTAAGACATTTAAAactactgcaaaaagaaaagcttttccatAGTGCATCTGTCTAAACAATGTGTGTTTGCATGCGTGTATTTTTTGAGAGGGAGACCCGTGATGCGATCCGCTTTCATTAAAATGCagcccatttttaaaattatataacaATCAGCAGCTCAgagcagctcatgcttgagctgtttcttttctttgtaaGCACTGGGCTCCTTTTGGGAGCAAGCCGGAAAAAGCCGTATTAAAAGTATCAatacatggttttatgaatctatattgggctatgaaaggCAATATCGATTCGATATTTTAAACCCAGTCCTAGACCTTTTGGTTATTAATAAACGCGAGTTCGCTGACTAAAGCCTCCGTAATCCATAAGAGACCTCATAAATATGTTAGCGTACTAAACAACATTGCGTTCCACACacgatgctaatgctagcttccaGACATGACTATCACTAAGCTAGAAATGCTTTTAGGCATCAGCCActacatgcttcgtttttaaatgCTGCTTTACGActttttggtggaaaaaaattaacaaagtgTGCATTCACAGTCAATACCATTCTGACATATCAATTAAGCTGAAACATGCTCAACGTAACACATGAGGCTGTGAAAGGTGAACcccgttatagcgagggaactagtgttgcacgggataccggTACCAGTATCGTACCTCGATGTTTTGCCGTCAGAAACGGCTTGGCATCAATTTTTCTTAGTAttggtacttaaaaaaataaatacgagacagcccgccaactctgttttaaaggcaggtacacatacacgcatggcCGCCTGTCTACCGATATGCGGAAAATGCCTTAAATAAGTGACACGCCTCTTTCAGCGTGCGTGCGAGAGGACACAGGAAGATGGCTTCATGCACTGAAGCGGTCGCTGGACGtgcactcctcgttgagaagcaTGAAGCGCTAATTAAGCTTATTAAGTGTAGCACTTGCTGGACATCGACTCCTCATTGAGAAGTATGACGCGCTAATTAAGACTCGGCAGCACGCAAGCAGAGTAGAAGCCACGCCACAGCATTGGTATTGCCTAcacatgttttcaataaacacatgaaaaacacgtgtggttttcaattttcatttaaaaaaaaaaataatttaaaatccgtgatccaaaccgtgacttttgtgatccgttgcaccactagtattAAGCATTTTGGGTGAAATACGCCTGAAGTTTCTGACTCTGTTGCCAACATGGAATAGCCATGACGTTCCATTACTCATAATGCTTTTGTTTACGTCACAAATGACAGCTACTGCACGTGTCATAGACATGGCATCAAGCCAGCGGGAGAAGACCGAGATGAAGCCGTTTTCGATAGAAAAACAGAGtgccaaataaataaacgacTCGCTGCCTATTAATATTAATTGTCAACAATTTTGATCGTCAACGTCGTTGTGACTTTTCAACTAATATtcaacaaaccaaaaaacagcCAAAAGAAAATAACCTTGTGCTGTGCAAGGACAAGAAATGTCACTGCAATGCCATGAGAGCTTGTTCCATCCTTTATTCTTGTGTGTTGCAGACATCAGGGAAGATGTTCGCCCTGAGAAACAGGAGTCGGAGAACCCTCACATTAAAGAAGAAGAGGTGGATGAAGAGATCCCCCACTTGAAAGAAGTACGGGCGCAGCGGTCCCCTAACATTATAAACGAGGAGCAGCCAGAGCACCCTTCCCCTTACATTATAAACGAGGAGCATCCAGAGCATCCTTACATGTTAGAGGAAGGAGAAGCGCCTCCCTACATCAAAGAGGAGGCAAATATCTACAAGTTGCCATTGACTGAAGCCCTTTTAAAGAGTGAATATAAAGGTCCAGGTGAGGTGGACAGAGGGGTGGAGCCTCCTAGCAGCATCTCATGTCAACACATGGCAACAGAAGGTGATGGAGAGCACTGGggaggatcacaagcagacgGCCTCATCGCTCCACTATCAGATAGTGATGACATGTCGCCACACGGGCTTTCCAAAGGCGATGATGATAATGACGACGATATATGTGACATTGACTATATAAGCTCGAAATGTTCTTCTTGTCGGAAAACATTTGCTTGTAAAAGCAATTTGAAACAACATATGAGAatacacactggtgagaaacctttcaTCTGCACAGATTGCGGCCAAAGATTCTCTCGTAGGATAagcttaaaaacacacacaagaacacacactggtgagaaaccttttatCTGCTCAATTTGTAACCAAAGATTCTCTCAGAAGGGACACTTGCAAAGTCACACAAGagcccacactggtgagaaatcTTTCGCCTGCACAGATTGTGGCCAAAGATTCTCTCATAAGATAagcttaaaaacacacacaagaacacacactggtgagaaaccttttatctgctcaatttgtggtcaaagattctcTCAGAAGGCAAGCTTAAAAACACACTCaataacccacactggtgagaaacctttctCCTGCTCCGTTTGTGGCCAAAGATTCTCTCTGAAGGCAagcttaaaaacacacacaacaacccacactggtgagaaacatTTCACCTGCTCAGATTGCGGCCAAAGATTCTGTAGTAAAAcagac
Protein-coding sequences here:
- the LOC144040574 gene encoding uncharacterized protein LOC144040574 — protein: MIMYSRRTAEYEENERQSQLPDAISRMQPRIVQQRADIREDVRPEKQESENPHIKEEEVDEEIPHLKEVRAQRSPNIINEEQPEHPSPYIINEEHPEHPYMLEEGEAPPYIKEEANIYKLPLTEALLKSEYKGPGEVDRGVEPPSSISCQHMATEGDGEHWGGSQADGLIAPLSDSDDMSPHGLSKGDDDNDDDICDIDYISSKCSSCRKTFACKSNLKQHMRIHTGEKPFICTDCGQRFSRRISLKTHTRTHTGEKPFICSICNQRFSQKGHLQSHTRAHTGEKSFACTDCGQRFSHKISLKTHTRTHTGEKPFICSICGQRFSQKASLKTHSITHTGEKPFSCSVCGQRFSLKASLKTHTTTHTGEKHFTCSDCGQRFCSKTDLKIHTRTHTGEKPFVCSICGHRFSRKASLKIHTRTHTGEKPFACSVCCQMFSEKGTLKKHTRTHTGEKPFTCTVCGQRFSQKEHLRSHKRTHTGEQPFACPVCDQSFSQKGHLKIHTRTHNGEKPFACTVCGHRFSQQGSLKRHTRTHTGEKPFACTVCDQRFSQKGHLRSHTRIHTGEKPFACSVCDQRFSQKGHLRSHTRTQHW